In the genome of Elusimicrobiota bacterium, one region contains:
- the nikR gene encoding nickel-responsive transcriptional regulator NikR yields the protein MSKLKRFSISLDDDLVTRFDKEIREKNYPTRSKAIGDLIREDFVKKEWIEWIEGKEVAGTITLVYNHHKRELVNRLTNIQHDFHDFIISSQHVHLDYDNCLEMVVVKGKPKEVEKLAHRLKSTKGVKHGSLTMATTGKEI from the coding sequence ATGAGCAAATTAAAACGGTTCAGTATATCACTTGATGATGATCTTGTAACAAGATTTGATAAAGAGATTAGAGAAAAAAATTATCCTACTCGCTCTAAAGCGATAGGAGATTTAATCAGGGAAGATTTTGTCAAAAAAGAATGGATAGAATGGATAGAAGGAAAAGAAGTAGCGGGAACAATTACTTTGGTTTATAATCACCATAAAAGAGAACTGGTAAATAGATTGACCAATATTCAGCATGATTTTCACGATTTCATTATTTCGTCACAACATGTCCATTTAGACTACGACAATTGTCTGGAGATGGTTGTGGTGAAAGGCAAGCCAAAAGAAGTTGAAAAGTTAGCTCATAGATTAAAATCAACAAAAGGTGTAAAACATGGTTCTTTAACTATGGCAACAACCGGAAAAGAAATATAG
- a CDS encoding iron chelate uptake ABC transporter family permease subunit: MKKNLILILLALGLLMTILVTLTIGPVHIPVGIVIKVLFSKIVSIPQTWQDNFQEIILNVRLPRILLGVFAGCALSISGCTMQALFRNPMASPYVCGVASGGAFGASLIIVLGISQVLVMPVAFFFSLLTVFLVYHLAKVGRKIPVETLLLSGIALSLFFSALTSFIQYMAKEEELRQIIFWLMGGLWASNWNKVLSVFPVILLGILCLLYFSRELNILLLGEEQALDVGVEVEGTRKIILILTALITASAVATCGIIGFVGLVIPHIMRIIIGPDHRFLLLASAISGSIFLVWVDTFARILISPTELPVGIITALIGVPFFLFLLRRRKRLSGF, translated from the coding sequence ATGAAAAAGAATTTAATTTTAATTCTTCTTGCTTTAGGGCTTCTTATGACAATTTTGGTAACCTTGACGATTGGTCCTGTTCATATTCCAGTTGGTATTGTTATTAAAGTATTATTTTCAAAAATTGTAAGCATTCCTCAGACCTGGCAAGATAATTTTCAGGAAATTATATTAAATGTGAGACTACCAAGGATACTGCTTGGTGTTTTTGCTGGGTGTGCTTTAAGTATTTCTGGATGTACAATGCAAGCTTTATTTAGAAATCCGATGGCATCACCTTACGTTTGTGGAGTGGCATCCGGCGGAGCATTTGGTGCTTCGTTAATTATAGTCTTAGGTATATCTCAAGTTTTGGTAATGCCTGTAGCATTTTTCTTTTCTTTATTAACTGTTTTCCTTGTTTATCATTTAGCTAAGGTAGGCAGGAAAATTCCTGTAGAAACTTTACTCCTTTCTGGTATTGCTCTTTCGCTTTTTTTCTCTGCGCTTACTTCTTTTATTCAGTATATGGCTAAAGAAGAAGAACTCCGTCAGATTATATTTTGGCTTATGGGTGGACTATGGGCAAGTAACTGGAATAAGGTGTTGAGTGTTTTTCCTGTTATCTTATTAGGTATATTATGCCTTCTATATTTTAGCCGGGAACTAAATATTCTTCTTTTAGGTGAAGAACAGGCATTGGATGTTGGGGTGGAGGTAGAAGGTACAAGAAAGATTATTCTTATATTAACTGCACTTATTACTGCAAGTGCAGTAGCAACTTGCGGAATTATTGGGTTTGTAGGTTTGGTAATCCCGCATATAATGAGGATTATTATTGGTCCTGACCATCGTTTTCTTCTTCTTGCTTCAGCTATTTCAGGAAGTATATTTTTGGTCTGGGTTGACACTTTTGCTCGGATACTTATTTCTCCAACTGAACTTCCAGTAGGAATAATTACTGCCTTAATTGGAGTGCCATTTTTCCTGTTTCTATTACGAAGAAGAAAAAGATTAAGTGGATTTTAG
- a CDS encoding ABC transporter ATP-binding protein: protein MELRIFNLSFSYDTIKALEKVSLEVIAGEILGIIGPNGSGKTTLLKCINRKLKPKIGTVLVDGKNIFEMSRKEVAKNIGIVPQISSVSFSFTVFDIVLMGRYSRTKRFVRETEEDISIAQHCLELTGIKHLSSRFITEISGGEYQKVIITRALTQEPKILLLDEPTLHLDISHQIEILNLVRNLAQKKKLAVVMVLHDLNLAARYSDRIIMLKNGKVFASGTPEEVISIKNIDEVYDIEVEINRNNKEGYLNIVPLSTRRQL, encoded by the coding sequence ATGGAATTGAGGATTTTTAACTTAAGTTTCTCTTACGATACAATAAAAGCATTAGAGAAAGTTTCTTTAGAAGTGATTGCTGGAGAGATTTTAGGAATTATCGGTCCAAACGGCTCAGGTAAAACTACACTACTGAAATGTATAAATAGAAAGTTAAAGCCTAAGATAGGGACAGTTTTAGTTGATGGTAAAAATATTTTTGAAATGTCTCGTAAAGAAGTGGCAAAAAATATAGGTATTGTCCCCCAGATTTCTTCGGTCTCCTTTTCATTTACTGTATTTGACATAGTTCTGATGGGTAGATATTCTCGCACTAAAAGATTTGTCAGAGAGACAGAAGAAGATATATCTATTGCTCAACATTGTTTAGAACTTACTGGTATAAAACATTTATCTTCAAGGTTTATAACTGAGATTTCTGGTGGCGAATATCAAAAAGTAATTATTACTCGTGCTCTAACACAGGAGCCAAAAATTTTACTTTTGGATGAACCTACTCTGCATCTGGATATTAGTCACCAAATTGAAATATTAAATTTAGTTCGTAATCTGGCTCAGAAAAAGAAGTTAGCAGTAGTAATGGTCTTACATGACTTAAATCTCGCTGCAAGATATAGTGATAGAATAATAATGTTAAAAAATGGTAAAGTATTCGCTTCAGGAACACCTGAAGAAGTTATTAGTATAAAGAATATTGATGAAGTTTATGACATTGAGGTAGAAATAAATCGTAATAATAAAGAAGGTTACTTGAATATCGTTCCGCTTTCAACAAGAAGGCAATTATGA
- a CDS encoding TonB-dependent receptor yields MKKMGVLLIGVLLFNLVQICLAEEEIVPTYKLGEIVVTATKSEELIREVPVTAVVITGEEIEKSQAKFMNDVLEKIPGISLSGSDASGRGPVVTLRGVYHYNSSYVLVLVDGMPINSPDTGKPYVDAIPLSNIERIEVIKGGNSAVWGSYAMGGVINIITKEGKKTSAQTTISLSEWNTKNLDFSGQAALSKDVYLNITANSKMSDGWRALSNYDLQTFGGSLTKDNKNLSLKTSLSFGYYEEDTKYPGYLTEKQWEDGDLTSGDTTYFCASGRQESNYIKLIFKKELPFNLSGRLNLNYFSKGYTFYYRSSGGSADINDVNVFTGSLQLSGEMTENKFTVGLDIDEGKVDSRNYAADAEEEEIDKDILKRHNDTDIHKFAIYVQDMWKIFDWLNLNIGVRYDKLKHDITDRIKDKKYNPEVDAISPNLGLLFKVASKLSLFGSISRAFRLPIESQFCKNPDLGPEKGVNCEIGTKFFTEKLSNELSVYQMNVTDKITYEEVSPNKWEYRNVGEVKHQGIELTSNLDITNEFFVSLSGDINQTEILKEPKYPERVGKNIYQVPLWKTSLGLGYAGDTGFGVRADFNKIGEWYMDYENEEKYPGYFRTDLKFSWDKDNVSYYLTVDNIFDEKYCRQAYISGTSKQYYPATPRTFSAGVKVKF; encoded by the coding sequence ATGAAAAAAATGGGAGTTTTATTAATTGGAGTTCTGTTATTTAATTTAGTCCAGATTTGCTTAGCAGAAGAAGAAATAGTTCCAACTTATAAGTTAGGAGAAATTGTAGTAACTGCTACAAAATCAGAAGAGTTAATTAGAGAGGTACCGGTGACGGCAGTGGTAATAACTGGTGAAGAGATTGAAAAATCTCAGGCTAAATTTATGAATGATGTCTTGGAAAAGATTCCGGGAATTAGCCTTTCGGGTTCGGATGCGTCAGGAAGGGGGCCAGTAGTAACCCTGCGTGGTGTTTATCACTATAATTCCAGTTATGTTCTGGTGCTTGTGGATGGGATGCCGATAAATTCTCCTGATACAGGAAAACCTTATGTTGATGCCATACCTTTATCAAACATAGAAAGGATAGAAGTAATAAAAGGCGGAAATTCTGCTGTCTGGGGCAGTTATGCTATGGGAGGAGTGATAAATATTATCACTAAAGAAGGCAAAAAAACTTCTGCCCAGACTACTATTTCTCTGAGTGAATGGAATACAAAAAATTTAGATTTTTCGGGCCAGGCAGCTTTGTCCAAGGATGTTTACCTTAATATCACAGCAAACTCTAAGATGAGTGATGGCTGGAGAGCCCTTTCAAATTATGACCTTCAGACTTTTGGAGGTTCCTTGACCAAAGATAATAAAAACCTGAGTTTAAAAACTTCCTTGAGTTTTGGTTACTATGAAGAGGACACTAAGTATCCTGGTTACCTGACTGAAAAACAATGGGAAGATGGTGACTTGACATCCGGGGATACAACCTACTTTTGTGCAAGTGGAAGACAGGAAAGTAATTATATAAAACTAATATTTAAAAAGGAATTGCCATTCAATCTTTCTGGAAGGTTAAACTTAAACTATTTCAGCAAAGGTTACACTTTTTATTATCGTTCATCAGGAGGAAGTGCAGATATAAATGATGTTAATGTATTCACTGGAAGTTTACAGCTCAGTGGAGAAATGACTGAGAATAAATTTACAGTAGGATTGGATATAGATGAAGGTAAAGTAGACAGCCGGAATTATGCTGCTGATGCTGAGGAAGAAGAGATTGATAAAGATATTTTGAAAAGACATAATGATACTGACATTCACAAATTTGCTATTTATGTTCAAGATATGTGGAAAATTTTCGATTGGTTAAATCTGAACATAGGCGTAAGGTATGATAAACTCAAGCATGATATAACTGATAGGATTAAAGATAAGAAATATAATCCTGAAGTTGATGCTATCAGCCCAAATTTAGGGTTACTTTTTAAAGTGGCTTCTAAATTGAGTCTTTTTGGTTCAATAAGTCGGGCTTTTAGATTACCAATAGAATCTCAGTTTTGTAAGAATCCTGATTTAGGGCCTGAAAAAGGGGTAAATTGTGAAATAGGAACAAAGTTTTTTACTGAAAAACTATCGAATGAGTTAAGTGTGTACCAGATGAATGTAACTGACAAAATTACCTATGAAGAAGTATCCCCAAATAAATGGGAATACCGCAATGTGGGAGAAGTTAAACATCAGGGGATAGAGCTTACTTCCAATTTAGACATTACTAATGAATTTTTTGTTTCTCTTTCTGGTGATATAAACCAGACAGAAATCCTTAAAGAGCCAAAATATCCTGAAAGAGTTGGTAAAAATATTTATCAAGTTCCTCTCTGGAAAACTTCTCTGGGATTGGGATATGCAGGTGATACAGGTTTTGGAGTAAGAGCCGATTTCAATAAGATCGGAGAATGGTATATGGACTATGAAAATGAAGAGAAGTATCCGGGATATTTTAGGACAGACCTGAAGTTCTCATGGGACAAAGATAATGTCAGCTATTACCTAACAGTTGATAATATTTTTGATGAAAAGTATTGTCGGCAAGCATATATTTCAGGAACAAGTAAACAATATTATCCGGCTACCCCCAGGACATTTTCAGCTGGAGTTAAAGTAAAATTTTAA
- a CDS encoding U32 family peptidase: protein MKFAIPFCGSLKLTEKILNTGKDKIDCVYFDLNFRYLGSGREQSGYFGILRSNKEKKKWLKDFDARIKELINELHRRNIKAYGLVNQLVFTYEQTKRFNEIKRYLNRIKDIGLDRLVVANPFALKIAKDCNYDVELSVNALVQEPIQLELLLQLFPNIKSMCVQREWNRNIDLIKQVKEQYKLEIKILVNEGCLPYCPYRIEHFSLMGLLPYQLKDERAAVSVLQKYGFCYWVHRKTPVYSLMSPFIRPEDIKLYEGIADVCKISGRTMGDPVLPMLCSAYFNSEFDGNLYFLLDGATDYVRNNFKVDNKHFPDDWGKTVSHCKYNCSECNYCLKVAEKIIKKNTRFVFEATSEDKEIDENIKLAALKRLSILVNDTMKIIWGTKVRFIDYLDNDDLEIQLLNFLFKRIQFINAFVRKLSAVFRIIRFFLKNRWIKWLTSIR from the coding sequence GTGAAATTCGCAATTCCTTTCTGCGGTAGTTTGAAGTTAACTGAGAAGATACTGAATACAGGTAAAGACAAAATAGACTGTGTTTATTTTGACTTGAACTTCCGGTATTTAGGTTCAGGCAGAGAACAGTCAGGCTACTTTGGAATTTTAAGGTCAAACAAAGAAAAAAAGAAATGGTTAAAAGATTTTGATGCTCGTATTAAAGAGTTAATAAACGAACTGCATAGAAGAAATATCAAGGCTTATGGTTTGGTTAATCAATTAGTTTTTACTTATGAACAGACAAAAAGATTTAATGAAATTAAAAGGTATTTGAACAGAATTAAAGATATCGGATTGGACCGGCTTGTAGTAGCCAATCCTTTTGCTTTAAAGATTGCGAAAGATTGCAATTATGATGTTGAACTGTCAGTTAATGCACTGGTGCAGGAGCCAATACAATTGGAATTATTATTACAGTTATTTCCAAATATTAAATCTATGTGTGTTCAGAGAGAGTGGAACAGAAATATTGACTTAATAAAACAGGTTAAAGAACAGTATAAATTAGAAATCAAGATACTGGTTAATGAAGGATGTCTGCCTTACTGTCCGTACAGAATAGAGCATTTTTCTTTAATGGGATTATTACCCTATCAGTTAAAAGATGAAAGAGCAGCAGTTTCTGTCTTACAGAAATATGGTTTCTGTTACTGGGTTCACAGAAAAACGCCAGTATACTCTTTGATGTCACCATTTATAAGACCGGAAGATATTAAACTGTATGAAGGTATTGCAGATGTATGCAAAATATCCGGTAGAACAATGGGCGATCCGGTTTTACCAATGTTATGTTCTGCATATTTTAACAGTGAATTTGATGGTAATCTTTATTTCCTGTTAGATGGAGCAACAGATTATGTGAGAAATAATTTTAAGGTTGATAATAAACATTTCCCGGACGATTGGGGAAAGACAGTCAGTCACTGCAAATATAATTGCAGTGAATGTAATTATTGTTTAAAAGTAGCAGAGAAAATAATTAAGAAAAATACAAGATTTGTTTTTGAAGCAACATCGGAAGATAAAGAGATAGATGAAAATATTAAACTGGCTGCTTTGAAAAGGTTGAGTATCCTGGTGAATGATACAATGAAAATAATCTGGGGAACTAAAGTGCGGTTTATAGATTATTTGGATAATGATGATTTAGAGATACAATTATTGAACTTTTTATTTAAGAGAATTCAATTTATTAATGCATTTGTCAGAAAATTAAGTGCAGTATTCAGGATAATTAGATTCTTTTTGAAAAACAGGTGGATAAAATGGCTTACGAGTATACGCTGA
- a CDS encoding ABC transporter substrate-binding protein, whose protein sequence is MNKKVWAGIIFIVILAMSLSIFLYRTRKHEKEKEKKHIYERIVSLSCTTEILCDLGAEDKIAAISGIEKESPYYETLKLKPKCGGDIRNVNLEKVLGFQPDLVFCWETQADTLKERGLNVYATKTYDIEGVMELIMNVGILAGKETEAKRIVSAMREKIDKITKKVKEIKHKPLVYFEAHALGKTRSAGSLTHDLITRAGGINIAKDEPVPFPLLSQEFIIEKNPDIIIVEEYGDIPQEIKRRDGWQNIKAVKNNRVYRSYIYFTNYTPRCIEGLEQYAKWFHPEVFKQ, encoded by the coding sequence ATGAATAAAAAAGTCTGGGCAGGGATAATATTTATTGTTATCCTTGCCATGAGCCTTAGTATTTTTTTATACAGGACCAGGAAACACGAAAAAGAGAAAGAAAAAAAACATATCTATGAAAGAATTGTTTCTCTTTCCTGTACTACAGAAATTCTCTGTGATTTGGGTGCAGAAGATAAGATTGCAGCTATATCTGGCATAGAAAAAGAGAGTCCTTATTATGAAACTCTAAAACTTAAACCGAAATGTGGTGGAGATATCAGAAATGTCAATTTAGAGAAGGTTTTAGGATTTCAACCAGACCTGGTTTTTTGCTGGGAAACTCAGGCAGATACCTTAAAGGAAAGAGGATTAAATGTTTATGCCACAAAGACCTATGATATTGAAGGTGTAATGGAGCTAATTATGAATGTAGGAATATTAGCTGGGAAGGAGACAGAGGCGAAAAGAATTGTTTCTGCTATGAGAGAAAAAATAGATAAAATAACTAAAAAGGTGAAAGAAATAAAGCATAAACCATTAGTATATTTTGAAGCACATGCTTTAGGAAAAACAAGAAGTGCTGGTTCTCTTACCCACGATTTAATTACCAGAGCAGGTGGAATAAATATTGCTAAGGATGAACCTGTTCCTTTCCCACTTCTTTCACAGGAATTTATAATTGAAAAAAATCCTGATATAATTATTGTAGAAGAATATGGGGATATACCACAAGAGATAAAGAGAAGAGATGGCTGGCAAAATATAAAGGCTGTGAAGAATAACAGGGTTTATAGAAGTTATATTTATTTCACTAATTATACCCCAAGATGTATTGAAGGTTTAGAACAGTATGCCAAATGGTTTCACCCTGAGGTATTTAAACAATGA
- a CDS encoding peptidoglycan recognition family protein, producing the protein MNWLINLLNRIIELLKKKEDKMESSKPPVLIIKKKITAEDIILANPELFAGDRSKWIKVQWIVEHHSATKDGKVPDTPAIWKYHTSYRIDHEVVSKEEFYSRKELGYGRTFQEPWITIGYNALIEEVEDALKIFAGRPLTMDGGHTKGLNTVSVGICTIGDYDKETPSEEKYESCAVLTKKYMTVFNLSIQAVIGHRDANKMLGLHYKSCPGVKFDLEKLKQIICKIDDKRLIGV; encoded by the coding sequence ATGAACTGGTTAATTAATTTATTGAATAGAATAATAGAATTACTGAAGAAAAAGGAAGATAAAATGGAATCTTCAAAACCACCAGTTTTGATTATCAAAAAGAAAATAACTGCAGAAGATATTATTTTAGCAAATCCAGAATTGTTTGCCGGAGATAGAAGTAAATGGATAAAAGTACAATGGATAGTTGAACACCACAGTGCAACAAAGGACGGTAAAGTACCGGATACTCCCGCTATCTGGAAATATCATACATCATATCGTATTGACCATGAAGTAGTATCAAAGGAAGAATTTTATTCAAGAAAAGAACTTGGATATGGCAGAACTTTTCAGGAACCGTGGATAACAATTGGATACAATGCACTGATTGAAGAAGTGGAAGACGCTTTGAAAATATTCGCAGGTAGACCGTTAACAATGGATGGAGGTCATACAAAAGGATTGAATACAGTATCAGTTGGTATCTGCACAATTGGAGATTATGATAAAGAAACGCCTTCGGAAGAGAAATACGAATCTTGTGCTGTATTAACAAAGAAATATATGACAGTTTTTAATTTATCTATTCAGGCAGTCATTGGCCATAGAGATGCGAATAAAATGCTAGGACTTCACTATAAGAGTTGCCCCGGAGTGAAGTTTGATTTAGAGAAATTGAAACAGATTATTTGCAAAATAGATGATAAGAGGCTAATAGGAGTATAA
- a CDS encoding cobalamin-dependent protein (Presence of a B(12) (cobalamin)-binding domain implies dependence on cobalamin itself, in one of its several forms, or in some unusual lineages, dependence on a cobalamin-like analog.) produces MRVCLVYIPPEDNTDGCYILNPLIGPYLLAGILRDKGYEVEVFDNLCFLNEDYSELVKKIAEYDVVGISLLTLSWYKVRKFCDDIKELNPHIRIVVGGPHTVYYDGYILENSKADAVIRGEGERTFLRYLEGKTGNGMTIRLNSEIIRYPDAEYLSKEEFKEYYKPAYDLIKYKFPFLAGEFSRGCWNNCLFCSVLYRNRWRCMADVDTVIESYKRDINLAGNMVKVKDAWLLMDNLLNGDIRWATEVLERIAAEGLRIGLACDVLAFQDEGFLKAFRNSKIIFCTLGIECGYDEGLQRLGKKFRIKDIEEIAPKIAGVGEITSSFIIGFPWETKIEAEKTLRFARYLRKYDCFESMNWWIPLPSRLWFNREKYRIKNVDESIWDGFYSFKNPFHSEWNTGVFLKTHPGISQKDYEYLEKIKCEGG; encoded by the coding sequence ATGAGAGTGTGTTTAGTTTATATTCCACCAGAGGATAATACAGATGGATGTTATATTTTGAATCCGTTAATCGGACCGTATCTTTTAGCAGGAATATTACGTGATAAAGGTTATGAAGTAGAAGTTTTCGATAATTTATGTTTTCTGAATGAGGATTACAGTGAGTTAGTTAAGAAGATTGCCGAATATGATGTAGTTGGGATTTCGCTTCTAACTTTGTCGTGGTATAAAGTCAGAAAATTCTGTGATGATATTAAAGAATTGAACCCGCATATCAGAATAGTTGTAGGTGGGCCGCACACAGTTTATTATGACGGATATATTTTAGAAAATTCTAAAGCAGATGCTGTAATAAGAGGAGAGGGTGAGAGAACATTTTTAAGATATTTAGAAGGTAAAACAGGGAATGGTATGACCATTAGATTGAACAGTGAGATAATCAGATACCCTGATGCAGAATATTTAAGTAAAGAGGAATTCAAAGAATACTACAAACCAGCATATGATTTGATTAAGTATAAGTTTCCATTTCTTGCTGGTGAATTTAGTAGAGGTTGCTGGAACAATTGTTTGTTCTGTTCAGTATTATACAGGAATAGATGGAGATGTATGGCAGATGTGGATACAGTAATAGAAAGTTATAAAAGAGATATAAATCTGGCTGGCAATATGGTTAAAGTGAAAGATGCATGGTTATTGATGGACAATTTGTTGAATGGAGATATTAGATGGGCGACAGAAGTTTTAGAGAGAATTGCGGCAGAAGGATTAAGAATAGGTTTAGCCTGTGATGTACTGGCATTTCAGGATGAAGGTTTTTTGAAAGCATTCAGAAATTCAAAGATAATATTCTGTACACTCGGTATTGAATGTGGCTATGATGAAGGACTCCAGAGATTAGGTAAGAAGTTCAGAATTAAAGATATAGAAGAAATTGCTCCCAAAATAGCAGGTGTAGGAGAAATAACAAGTTCTTTTATAATAGGCTTTCCGTGGGAAACTAAAATAGAAGCAGAAAAGACATTAAGGTTTGCACGATATTTAAGAAAGTATGATTGTTTTGAAAGTATGAACTGGTGGATCCCATTACCATCAAGGTTATGGTTTAATAGAGAGAAATATAGAATTAAAAATGTGGATGAAAGTATATGGGATGGTTTTTATTCATTTAAGAATCCTTTTCACAGTGAATGGAATACAGGGGTTTTTCTAAAGACACATCCGGGTATATCACAGAAGGATTATGAATATTTAGAAAAAATAAAATGTGAAGGAGGTTAA
- a CDS encoding radical SAM protein — translation MLNKIWLSVTDRCNLNCKYCYVQKKFGHMSLDVAKQSVIFLCENSEQDEVAVNFFGGEPFMNFEVIKGLILYGKEAGEKYGKNIKFVISTNGTLFTDDKMEFLRKYKNTIEIDFSLDGICSRQDRNRPAGEVGSYRMIVENDVLEKIKEFDNVVYITILPDNIKGLAEDVEELHRKGFNRFRIQTAINVFGNIEWKEQDLNQYENELEKIGELFIQHYLKPDCLQILGWNDYIEGTVKGDYDGCVATLGAVNIYPNGDVYPCDYFYQTTDEKWKLGNIFNEVNLGRRKKLDKLVEEMVIENGCYKCESSGNCFEKCIAVFLQHNKKKYCQQEVSKIRIKVLDKIKEKLKPWSFRFSNLELYVTDKCNLKCDYCFEKFRKPDTMSLETLKRATQIGFARAETDKLDITFFGGEPMLEWPLLKKYILWVLDEVKKYKKKTAFIMTTNGMFWNDDIEEFMKNHSEVIFWQVSLDGIKKINDRHRGKGTTDTVVENLKKARKIFTGSNIGIRATLLPDSVKYLSDSCRFFWEDLGIRGFSFAPAFELNWKKEDLATLADQLEKALDVIEFGIKERDVINEFINIIDRPLECNSGGRCGAGRGMLSVTPDGSIYPCHRFYCSNTRYRLGDVWNGIQDYDRYEFFRRLEKRHFIKCSDCEISYCCACMATSEEMTGSILLPAISGCQVFEVIDKVMWLKGWPRIKKGEGDYSTGLKGEIEIKLKNGTLKAVDRNDLVVQTLNRLLDDQMSMRERINKIKAELGI, via the coding sequence ATGTTAAATAAAATCTGGTTATCAGTCACAGATAGGTGTAACCTGAACTGTAAGTACTGTTATGTTCAGAAAAAGTTCGGTCATATGTCTTTAGATGTAGCAAAACAATCTGTAATTTTTTTATGTGAAAATTCAGAGCAAGATGAAGTAGCAGTTAATTTTTTTGGTGGTGAACCTTTTATGAACTTTGAAGTTATAAAAGGTTTAATTTTGTATGGTAAAGAAGCCGGAGAAAAATATGGCAAAAACATCAAGTTTGTAATCTCAACGAATGGCACCTTGTTTACAGATGATAAAATGGAATTTTTAAGGAAATATAAGAATACAATAGAGATTGATTTTAGTTTAGATGGAATATGTTCAAGGCAGGACCGCAACAGACCTGCGGGAGAAGTAGGCAGTTACAGAATGATAGTTGAAAATGATGTGTTAGAGAAAATCAAAGAATTCGATAATGTTGTCTATATAACAATCCTACCAGATAATATAAAAGGATTAGCAGAAGATGTTGAAGAACTGCACAGGAAAGGATTCAACAGATTTAGGATACAGACCGCAATAAATGTTTTCGGCAATATAGAGTGGAAAGAACAAGACCTTAATCAGTATGAGAATGAATTAGAAAAAATCGGCGAGTTATTTATACAGCACTATCTTAAACCTGACTGTCTACAAATATTGGGCTGGAACGACTATATAGAGGGAACAGTTAAAGGAGATTATGATGGCTGTGTAGCAACATTAGGAGCAGTTAATATTTACCCGAATGGAGATGTGTATCCCTGCGACTATTTTTATCAGACAACAGACGAAAAATGGAAGTTAGGAAATATCTTTAATGAAGTAAATTTAGGTAGGAGGAAGAAGTTAGATAAACTTGTTGAAGAGATGGTGATAGAAAACGGCTGTTATAAATGTGAGTCATCAGGTAACTGTTTTGAAAAATGTATAGCAGTATTCCTGCAGCATAATAAAAAGAAATACTGCCAGCAAGAAGTTTCAAAAATAAGAATAAAGGTTTTAGACAAAATAAAAGAAAAATTAAAACCCTGGTCTTTCAGATTTTCAAATTTAGAATTATATGTCACAGACAAATGTAATCTGAAATGCGATTACTGTTTTGAGAAATTCAGAAAGCCAGATACTATGTCATTAGAAACCTTAAAGAGAGCCACACAGATAGGTTTTGCACGAGCAGAAACCGACAAATTAGATATAACATTTTTTGGCGGAGAACCGATGTTAGAATGGCCATTATTGAAGAAATACATTTTATGGGTTTTAGATGAAGTCAAAAAATATAAAAAGAAAACTGCATTTATAATGACAACAAATGGTATGTTCTGGAATGATGATATAGAAGAATTTATGAAGAACCACAGTGAAGTAATTTTCTGGCAGGTAAGTTTAGACGGAATAAAAAAAATAAATGATAGACACAGAGGTAAAGGAACAACAGATACAGTTGTAGAAAACTTAAAGAAAGCAAGGAAAATATTCACTGGCTCAAATATAGGAATCAGGGCAACACTGTTACCGGATAGCGTGAAATATCTGTCAGATTCCTGTCGGTTCTTCTGGGAAGATTTGGGTATCAGAGGATTCTCATTTGCACCGGCTTTTGAATTAAACTGGAAAAAAGAAGATTTGGCTACATTAGCAGACCAGTTAGAGAAAGCATTAGATGTAATTGAATTCGGAATAAAAGAAAGAGATGTAATAAATGAGTTCATAAATATTATCGACAGGCCATTAGAATGTAATTCTGGTGGCAGATGCGGTGCTGGAAGAGGAATGTTATCAGTTACACCTGATGGCAGTATTTATCCGTGCCACAGGTTTTATTGCAGTAATACAAGATACAGGTTAGGAGATGTCTGGAATGGAATTCAGGATTATGACAGATATGAATTTTTCAGAAGATTAGAAAAAAGGCATTTTATTAAATGCAGTGATTGTGAAATAAGTTATTGCTGTGCCTGTATGGCAACGAGTGAAGAAATGACAGGCTCAATACTATTACCTGCAATTTCAGGCTGTCAGGTGTTTGAAGTGATAGATAAAGTTATGTGGTTAAAAGGCTGGCCAAGAATAAAAAAAGGAGAAGGTGATTATTCAACAGGGCTGAAAGGAGAAATAGAGATTAAATTAAAAAACGGTACCTTAAAAGCGGTAGATAGAAATGATTTGGTGGTGCAGACACTAAATAGATTATTAGATGATCAGATGAGTATGCGAGAAAGAATAAACAAAATCAAAGCAGAATTAGGAATATAA